From the Candidatus Eisenbacteria bacterium genome, the window CGGTCTCGCTTCTTACCTGCTCCAACCTTCTTCATAGTCCTCTCGTTCCTTCCGCGTGGCGGCCCGAGCGCTGATCACCCGAACCGTCTTTCGAGATGCCTGCACAAAGGACACGACGAGCAGGCGACCGACGACTGAGTAACCGACGGCGATTTCGCGGCTCTCTCTCATCGAATGCTCCTCGTCGTCGAGGATCGCCGCCAAGGGATCCGCGAAGACCGTGGCCGCCTCGTCGAAGTCACTCCGTGCCTTCTCATGCTGCGGGCGGCCTTGACCGGATCCCACTGAAAGCAGAGACCCATTGGCTCTCCTCCAAACTCATCCTAGCACCTTCCGCACGGGGACGGCGACAAGAAGAGAAGCAAGAACAGCCGATTCTCGCTCGCGTAGCACCGGATTTCGAATCCCCCCGTGCCCGACACGTCTTGCGCTTCCAGGATTCGCGAACAGGGAACCGGCTACGGAAGGTGGATTGATCGGACAAGAGCAACTCGTTGTTGATGATTCCGAGAAGAGGCTCAATCGGCCGAGGTTCCGATCGTGCACGCGACGGTCTGTTCCCGTTCCGGGCCGGTGGAGAGGAGAACGATCGGCGCGCCGACGGAGGAGGCAATCCGCTCGGCGTAGCGGACGAGGTTCGGGGGAAGATCCTCGACGCGTGAAG encodes:
- a CDS encoding adenylosuccinate synthetase; protein product: SRVEDLPPNLVRYAERIASSVGAPIVLLSTGPEREQTVACTIGTSAD